A genomic region of Ensifer adhaerens contains the following coding sequences:
- a CDS encoding DMT family transporter, producing MQASTNFRGILFMCLAMVTFSCNDALVKSVTGAMNVGQIIFVRGLLTTLMVVLAAWQFRAFRPLGTLMKPVILLRIAMEALASVTYISALGQIPLANASAIMQALPLAVTLGAALFLGEPVGWRRWTAIIAGFIGVLIVLRPGPEGFTPAALTVVACVFVTATRDLCTRRIGHEVPSLYITVSTSLVTTIVGALLIQPMGGWQPMSATTFGHIAAASVLLMLGYQTIVLAMRAGDISVIAPFRYTSLIWSIAIGIFFFAEVPDHWMLVGVAVIIGSGLYTFYRETLRGRKAVAQRSLTGPLE from the coding sequence ATGCAAGCCTCCACCAACTTCCGTGGCATCCTGTTCATGTGCCTGGCGATGGTCACGTTCTCCTGCAACGATGCCCTGGTCAAATCGGTCACCGGCGCGATGAATGTGGGCCAGATCATCTTCGTGCGCGGACTGCTGACAACGCTGATGGTGGTGCTCGCCGCCTGGCAGTTTCGGGCCTTCCGGCCGCTCGGCACGCTGATGAAACCGGTGATCCTGCTGCGCATCGCCATGGAGGCGCTCGCCTCGGTCACCTACATCTCGGCCCTCGGCCAGATCCCGCTCGCCAATGCCTCGGCGATCATGCAGGCCCTACCTCTGGCGGTCACGCTCGGCGCGGCCCTTTTCCTTGGCGAGCCGGTCGGCTGGCGCCGCTGGACGGCGATCATTGCCGGCTTCATCGGCGTGCTGATCGTGCTCCGGCCCGGTCCCGAGGGTTTCACACCGGCAGCACTCACGGTCGTCGCCTGCGTCTTCGTGACGGCGACCCGCGATCTCTGTACCCGTCGCATCGGCCACGAGGTGCCCTCGCTTTACATCACCGTGTCGACTTCCCTCGTCACCACCATCGTCGGCGCCCTCCTCATACAGCCGATGGGCGGCTGGCAGCCGATGTCGGCCACGACCTTCGGTCACATCGCCGCGGCAAGCGTGCTCCTGATGCTCGGCTACCAGACGATCGTGCTAGCAATGCGCGCCGGCGATATTTCGGTGATCGCGCCCTTCCGCTACACCAGCCTGATCTGGTCGATCGCGATCGGCATCTTCTTCTTTGCGGAAGTGCCGGATCACTGGATGCTGGTCGGCGTTGCGGTCATCATCGGCTCGGGCCTCTACACCTTCTATCGCGAGACGCTGCGCGGCCGGAAGGCCGTCGCCCAACGTTCGCTGACCGGCCCGCTGGAATAG
- the mobB gene encoding molybdopterin-guanine dinucleotide biosynthesis protein B, translating to MSTMKIFGIAGWKNSGKTGLMVRLVTELTGRGYVVSTVKHAHHDFDIDKVGADSYRHREAGAHEVTIVSGTRFAIMHELRGAPEPSFEDILARLAPCDLVLVEGYKREPIPKVEARRLESANREPLAPTDPHICAIAADHPVAGMDLPVFDLDDTTAIADFVEKVTGLQRKGTSS from the coding sequence ATGAGCACCATGAAGATCTTCGGCATCGCCGGCTGGAAGAACTCCGGCAAGACCGGATTGATGGTACGGCTCGTCACCGAACTGACCGGGCGCGGCTATGTCGTTTCCACGGTCAAGCACGCGCACCACGACTTCGACATCGACAAGGTAGGCGCCGACAGCTACCGCCATCGCGAGGCCGGCGCTCATGAGGTGACGATCGTCTCCGGCACGCGTTTCGCAATCATGCACGAATTGCGCGGAGCGCCCGAACCTTCCTTCGAGGATATCCTCGCGCGGCTTGCCCCTTGCGATCTCGTGCTGGTCGAAGGCTACAAGCGCGAGCCGATCCCGAAGGTCGAAGCACGCCGCCTGGAATCGGCGAACCGCGAACCGCTTGCCCCCACCGATCCGCACATCTGCGCGATCGCCGCCGATCATCCGGTCGCGGGCATGGATCTTCCGGTCTTTGATCTCGACGACACAACAGCCATCGCGGATTTCGTCGAGAAGGTGACGGGCCTGCAGCGCAAGGGCACTTCTTCCTGA
- the mobA gene encoding molybdenum cofactor guanylyltransferase MobA — MPETSPSPLISGPLPAVILAGGLSRRMGSPKSDLQLGGQTMLSHIIARLRPQVTGISVNLNAAPADPIDGNIPIVADTIPGFLGPLAGVLTAMRHVAATAPDASHVVVVPTDTPFFPDDLVARLLGALTQRQQIAVAASVGQMHPLFALWPVALADELEHWLTNDPKRRVRAFIERHASVTVDFPVTMTPKGAFDPFFNINTPEDLTEAEQWLSFFKDSRA, encoded by the coding sequence ATGCCGGAAACCAGCCCCTCGCCTCTGATCAGCGGACCGCTGCCCGCCGTCATCCTCGCCGGCGGATTGTCGCGCCGGATGGGAAGCCCGAAGTCCGATCTTCAGCTTGGCGGCCAGACGATGCTGTCGCACATCATCGCGCGGCTTCGTCCCCAGGTCACCGGCATCTCCGTCAACCTCAACGCTGCACCGGCGGACCCCATCGACGGCAATATCCCCATTGTCGCCGACACGATACCGGGCTTTCTGGGTCCTCTCGCCGGCGTGCTGACGGCCATGCGCCACGTCGCGGCGACGGCGCCGGACGCAAGCCATGTCGTCGTCGTCCCGACCGATACCCCGTTCTTTCCGGATGATCTCGTGGCGCGGCTGCTCGGCGCCCTGACCCAACGTCAGCAGATTGCCGTCGCGGCATCCGTCGGGCAGATGCATCCGCTGTTTGCGCTTTGGCCGGTCGCGCTTGCGGACGAACTGGAGCATTGGCTGACGAACGACCCGAAGCGCCGCGTGCGCGCCTTCATCGAACGCCATGCCTCGGTAACGGTCGATTTTCCTGTCACGATGACGCCGAAGGGCGCTTTCGATCCCTTCTTCAACATCAATACGCCTGAGGATCTCACCGAGGCGGAGCAATGGTTGAGTTTCTTTAAGGATAGCAGAGCATGA
- a CDS encoding tetratricopeptide repeat protein, producing MKRVVFGLVVTLLVQFSLPTRAHSAGTPLPPFAQVLERAQRGDVEAQVDLGMRYQTGEGVARDAIKAIGWYGRAAENGDPKAQFYLGTIYFNGADGVKQNYAEALRWFRRSADQKTPAAQYNLGVHYEQGLGVTKDDAQAIAYYRLAADQGYAAAQYNLGHMFQEGRGTTRDPVAAFEWYRKAAEQGLVAAMHNLSIAYFQGQGTLKDDAEAYRWTSRAAIAGEPRAQYNLGFMYEKGAGIEPNLAEALRWYLRAAEQGNMDGQANAGRLYFNGGAGRVSAREGIRWLRPAADAGNKDAQNMLCSVYVRAFGVGRDDREAARWCRKAADQGMVSAQVDLAIFYMLGRGVEKNEAQAFQLFLKAARQGNPQAQVNVGLMYLRGAGVAESYAEAHRWFLMLAERGDPKGQFNLAAMYANGQGLERNLKEAARLYRLSADQGYALAQYNLAMAYLNGIGIEIDAVAAARWFRKAAEQGNPDAQFNLGIAYARGSGVEQDLSAAAKWYAKAAVQGMQKAQQLLDGLPKAYHEAPQP from the coding sequence ATGAAACGTGTCGTCTTCGGGCTCGTTGTTACGCTGCTGGTGCAGTTTTCCCTGCCGACGCGTGCCCATAGCGCCGGCACGCCATTGCCACCGTTCGCGCAGGTGCTGGAGCGCGCACAACGGGGCGATGTCGAGGCGCAGGTCGATCTCGGCATGCGCTACCAGACCGGCGAAGGTGTTGCCCGCGACGCCATTAAGGCGATCGGCTGGTATGGGAGGGCGGCCGAGAACGGCGACCCGAAAGCACAATTCTATCTTGGCACCATCTATTTCAACGGTGCCGACGGCGTGAAGCAGAACTATGCCGAGGCGCTGCGCTGGTTCCGGCGTTCCGCCGACCAGAAGACGCCGGCCGCCCAATACAATCTCGGCGTTCACTACGAACAGGGATTGGGTGTCACCAAGGACGACGCGCAGGCCATTGCCTACTACCGGCTCGCAGCAGACCAGGGCTACGCCGCAGCCCAATACAACCTCGGCCACATGTTTCAGGAGGGGCGCGGCACGACGCGCGATCCGGTCGCGGCCTTCGAATGGTATCGCAAGGCGGCGGAGCAGGGGCTGGTTGCGGCCATGCACAATCTGTCCATCGCCTATTTTCAGGGGCAGGGTACGCTGAAGGATGACGCGGAGGCATATCGGTGGACGTCGCGAGCGGCGATCGCCGGGGAGCCCCGTGCGCAGTACAATCTCGGATTCATGTACGAAAAAGGCGCTGGCATCGAACCCAACCTTGCCGAAGCGCTGCGTTGGTATCTGCGTGCGGCCGAGCAGGGGAACATGGATGGGCAAGCCAATGCCGGCCGGCTCTATTTCAACGGCGGGGCCGGGCGGGTCAGCGCCAGGGAGGGCATTCGTTGGCTCCGGCCGGCTGCGGACGCCGGCAACAAGGACGCGCAAAACATGCTCTGCAGCGTTTACGTGCGCGCCTTCGGCGTCGGGCGCGACGATCGGGAGGCTGCGAGATGGTGCCGCAAGGCGGCGGATCAAGGCATGGTCTCGGCGCAGGTGGATCTGGCGATCTTCTACATGCTGGGTCGAGGCGTCGAGAAGAACGAAGCTCAGGCGTTCCAGTTGTTCCTGAAGGCGGCAAGGCAGGGGAACCCACAGGCCCAGGTAAATGTCGGCCTCATGTACTTGAGGGGTGCAGGCGTCGCCGAAAGCTACGCGGAAGCGCACCGCTGGTTCCTGATGCTCGCCGAGCGCGGAGATCCCAAGGGGCAATTCAATCTGGCGGCCATGTACGCCAACGGCCAGGGTCTTGAGAGGAACCTGAAGGAAGCGGCGCGGCTCTACAGGCTCTCTGCCGATCAAGGCTATGCCTTGGCCCAGTACAACCTCGCGATGGCCTATCTCAACGGCATTGGCATTGAGATCGACGCTGTGGCTGCCGCCAGATGGTTTCGCAAGGCTGCCGAACAGGGGAATCCCGACGCGCAATTCAATCTCGGCATCGCCTATGCCAGAGGAAGCGGCGTGGAGCAGGATCTTTCAGCTGCCGCGAAATGGTACGCCAAGGCGGCCGTACAAGGCATGCAGAAAGCGCAGCAGTTGCTCGACGGGCTGCCGAAAGCGTATCATGAGGCCCCGCAGCCGTGA
- a CDS encoding polysaccharide deacetylase family protein, which produces MKAVVFPLLAIAMFAQSATAAPGLVEPDLHLPANPAGKSGTPRVAITLDACSGATDMRILGTLIENRIPATIFVTARWLKRNGLVVEVMKAHPDLFEIEDHGAMHVPPIDVKVSVYGLAAAGSEAAVAAEVDGGATAIKAHGLPAPRWFRGATAKYTHSSMSQIRAMGYRIAGYSVNGDGGSLLGAAVAEKRIRAAKDGDVIIAHINQPTHSAGAGVARGILDLKAKGYSFVRLNDIPDEMTVGATN; this is translated from the coding sequence ATGAAAGCCGTCGTCTTCCCGCTTCTCGCCATCGCCATGTTCGCCCAATCGGCCACCGCCGCGCCCGGGCTTGTGGAGCCGGATCTGCACCTGCCTGCCAATCCGGCCGGAAAGAGCGGCACGCCGCGCGTCGCGATAACGCTCGATGCCTGTAGCGGTGCGACCGACATGCGTATCCTTGGCACGCTGATCGAGAATCGCATCCCGGCGACGATCTTCGTGACGGCGCGCTGGCTGAAGCGCAACGGGCTTGTCGTCGAGGTGATGAAGGCGCATCCGGACCTCTTCGAGATCGAGGATCATGGCGCCATGCATGTGCCGCCGATCGATGTGAAGGTCTCGGTCTACGGTCTTGCTGCGGCCGGCTCCGAGGCGGCGGTCGCGGCGGAGGTCGACGGTGGGGCGACGGCGATCAAGGCGCATGGCTTGCCGGCGCCGCGCTGGTTCCGCGGCGCGACGGCCAAGTACACCCATTCGTCGATGAGCCAGATCCGCGCCATGGGCTATCGCATCGCCGGTTACTCGGTGAACGGCGACGGCGGCTCGCTGCTGGGTGCCGCCGTTGCCGAGAAGCGCATTCGCGCGGCCAAGGACGGAGACGTCATTATCGCCCATATCAACCAGCCGACCCATTCCGCCGGTGCCGGCGTCGCGCGCGGCATTCTCGATCTCAAGGCCAAAGGCTACAGTTTCGTCCGTCTCAACGATATTCCGGACGAAATGACTGTCGGCGCGACGAACTGA